A genomic window from Martelella lutilitoris includes:
- a CDS encoding GNAT family N-acetyltransferase, which yields MKLTETERLVIRNWEDRDRDLFHEINADETVMAFFPMRRTRAESDEMFDTIRKVIADSGYGFPAVELKGTGDVIGFTGLNTSYSADISPKGTPEIGWRMATRYWGKGYATEAARAMIALAFDERGHDQLVSFAVAANHRSTAVMERLGMRRDPEGDFDHPSIPDSHPHLKRHVLYRLMKGEWQRDS from the coding sequence GTGAAGCTCACTGAAACCGAACGCCTTGTCATCCGCAACTGGGAGGATCGCGACCGCGACCTGTTCCACGAGATCAACGCCGATGAAACGGTCATGGCCTTCTTTCCCATGCGCCGCACTCGCGCCGAGAGCGATGAGATGTTCGACACGATCCGCAAGGTGATCGCGGACAGCGGCTATGGTTTTCCCGCCGTTGAGCTGAAAGGGACCGGGGATGTGATCGGCTTCACGGGGCTGAACACGAGCTACAGCGCCGACATCTCGCCGAAGGGCACGCCCGAAATCGGATGGCGCATGGCGACCCGTTACTGGGGCAAGGGCTACGCAACCGAGGCCGCGCGCGCCATGATCGCACTGGCCTTCGACGAACGCGGCCACGACCAGCTTGTGTCATTCGCTGTTGCAGCGAATCACCGCTCGACGGCGGTCATGGAAAGGCTCGGCATGCGGCGGGACCCTGAGGGCGATTTCGATCATCCCTCGATTCCCGACAGCCACCCCCATCTCAAACGCCACGTGCTCTACCGCCTTATGAAGGGTGAGTGGCAACGCGACAGTTAA
- a CDS encoding Do family serine endopeptidase, with amino-acid sequence MMTTVKLNSPVFRVMARNIAGAGLLAVAVMLPVSMPMMPVRAQTLSDVSVADIAEGLLPSVVNISISEEGGPTGETRPLPDVPEGQPFEDLFEDFFEGEEGQRSRQFSSLGSGFIIDPTGIIVTNNHVIENADTIEVTFSDGATLDAELLGVDDKTDLAVLKVNPDRPLPAVKFGDSRKVRIGEWVMAIGNPFGLGGSVTLGIVSARGRELDGPYDNFIQTDAAINKGNSGGPLFNMDGEVIGINTAILSPSGGSIGIGFSVPSELAENIIDQLIEFGRTRRGWIGIRVLEVSDALAASLGTEDPAGVAVGSIIEGGPSDGGPLREGDIILSFDGQPIDSPRDLPRFVAEGRVGDPVDVEIVRDGERMTVQVTPELLEEPEAVNEALVDRPTADGDADTPGLPVSLYGMTLAELDDNGRALYQIDGGIEGVLITEVEEGSAAADEGLMPGMVIAEVGQDAVTTPQEVRSRIVELISEGRRSVSIMVAEPDGTLVIKSLVLE; translated from the coding sequence ATGATGACGACGGTCAAGCTTAATTCCCCGGTTTTCCGGGTTATGGCCCGGAACATCGCCGGCGCAGGGCTTCTCGCCGTGGCCGTCATGTTGCCGGTCTCCATGCCGATGATGCCGGTGCGCGCCCAGACGCTTTCCGATGTGTCCGTGGCGGACATCGCCGAGGGATTGCTCCCCTCCGTCGTCAACATCTCCATTTCCGAGGAGGGCGGGCCGACGGGCGAGACCCGGCCCCTGCCGGACGTTCCCGAGGGCCAGCCCTTCGAGGACCTGTTCGAGGATTTCTTCGAGGGCGAGGAGGGGCAGCGCAGCCGGCAGTTCTCCTCGCTCGGTTCCGGCTTTATCATTGATCCCACGGGCATCATCGTCACCAACAATCATGTCATCGAGAATGCCGACACGATCGAGGTGACGTTCTCCGACGGCGCCACGCTCGACGCGGAACTGCTCGGCGTCGATGACAAGACCGACCTTGCCGTGCTCAAGGTCAATCCCGACCGGCCTTTGCCTGCGGTGAAATTCGGCGATTCGCGCAAGGTCCGGATCGGCGAGTGGGTGATGGCGATCGGCAACCCGTTCGGCCTCGGGGGCTCGGTCACGCTCGGCATCGTCTCGGCGCGCGGGCGCGAGCTCGACGGCCCCTATGACAATTTCATCCAGACGGATGCCGCCATCAACAAGGGCAATTCCGGCGGACCGCTGTTCAACATGGATGGCGAGGTCATCGGCATCAACACGGCCATTCTGTCGCCGTCCGGCGGCTCGATCGGCATCGGCTTTTCGGTGCCGAGCGAGCTTGCAGAAAACATCATCGACCAGCTGATCGAGTTCGGACGCACCCGCAGGGGCTGGATCGGCATTCGCGTTCTGGAGGTGAGCGACGCGCTGGCCGCCTCGCTTGGCACCGAGGATCCCGCCGGCGTCGCCGTGGGGTCAATCATCGAAGGCGGGCCTTCGGATGGCGGACCTCTAAGAGAGGGCGATATCATCCTGTCCTTTGACGGGCAGCCGATCGACAGTCCGCGCGACCTGCCGCGATTCGTCGCCGAGGGCCGGGTCGGAGATCCCGTGGATGTCGAGATCGTCCGCGACGGCGAGCGCATGACGGTGCAGGTTACGCCTGAACTGCTGGAAGAGCCGGAGGCGGTGAACGAGGCGCTGGTCGACAGGCCGACAGCAGACGGCGATGCCGACACGCCCGGCCTGCCGGTCAGCCTTTACGGCATGACGCTTGCCGAGCTCGATGACAATGGCCGTGCGCTCTACCAGATCGACGGCGGTATCGAGGGCGTGCTGATTACCGAGGTGGAAGAGGGCAGCGCGGCCGCCGACGAGGGGCTGATGCCCGGCATGGTGATCGCCGAAGTCGGCCAGGACGCCGTGACGACGCCGCAGGAGGTGCGCTCGCGCATTGTCGAGCTGATTTCGGAGGGGCGCCGCAGCGTCTCGATCATGGTCGCCGAGCCGGACGGCACGCTCGTCATCAAGAGCCTGGTGCTGGAATAG
- a CDS encoding DUF2065 domain-containing protein yields MLLQDVLIGFAFYLIIEGLVYALAPSLLVAMARLLPTVPEGALRVTGLIAVALGVGLVWLIRG; encoded by the coding sequence ATGTTGCTTCAGGATGTTTTGATCGGATTTGCGTTTTATCTGATCATCGAGGGGCTGGTCTATGCGCTGGCCCCTTCCCTCCTTGTAGCCATGGCGCGGCTGTTGCCGACAGTGCCGGAAGGCGCGTTGCGCGTGACCGGCCTCATTGCCGTTGCGCTCGGCGTCGGCCTTGTCTGGCTGATCCGCGGATAG
- the hflC gene encoding protease modulator HflC: MSSNRIFVLLGGIVALALLIYASIFVVNPREQALVIRFGKIYAVKTEPGIYFKLPFSFAGADQVQFVSNQDLRFDLDDIRVQVSGGKFYEVDAFVVYRITDAQRFRESVSGDRMAAVSRLRTRLDSALRRVYGLRGFEAALSTERTAMMKEVGDQLRPAAEALGISIVDVRIRRTDLTQEVSDETYARMRSERLAEAEATRARGRERAEVRRAAADREVVEIQSAADRDAQVLRGEGDAERNRVLGEAYGKDPEFFYFYRSMNAYRDVLGENSTMVLSPNSEFFEYFRSSGASALPLSPALPGGAPAEEVQQQATE; encoded by the coding sequence ATGTCTTCAAATCGCATATTCGTTCTGCTTGGCGGTATCGTCGCTCTGGCACTTTTGATCTACGCATCGATTTTCGTGGTCAATCCGCGTGAACAGGCGCTGGTCATCCGTTTCGGCAAGATCTACGCCGTCAAGACCGAGCCCGGCATTTACTTCAAACTTCCGTTCTCGTTTGCAGGCGCCGATCAGGTCCAGTTCGTGTCCAATCAGGACCTCCGTTTTGACCTGGACGATATCCGCGTCCAGGTTTCGGGCGGCAAGTTCTACGAGGTTGATGCTTTCGTCGTTTACAGGATCACGGACGCACAGCGCTTCCGTGAGTCCGTTTCCGGCGATCGCATGGCTGCGGTTTCGCGGCTCCGCACCCGTCTTGATTCGGCATTGCGCCGGGTCTACGGCCTGCGCGGCTTTGAGGCAGCGCTTTCGACCGAGCGGACGGCCATGATGAAGGAAGTTGGCGACCAGCTCCGTCCGGCGGCTGAAGCGCTCGGCATTTCGATCGTTGACGTGCGTATCCGCAGAACCGACCTGACGCAGGAGGTTTCGGACGAGACATACGCACGGATGCGTTCGGAACGTCTGGCCGAGGCCGAGGCGACGCGCGCGCGCGGCCGTGAGCGCGCCGAAGTGCGGCGTGCCGCAGCGGACCGTGAAGTGGTTGAAATCCAGTCGGCGGCCGACCGCGATGCGCAGGTTCTGCGCGGCGAGGGCGATGCCGAGCGGAACCGGGTTCTCGGCGAAGCTTACGGCAAGGATCCGGAGTTCTTCTACTTCTACAGGTCGATGAACGCCTACAGGGACGTCCTCGGTGAGAACTCGACCATGGTTCTTTCGCCGAATTCGGAGTTCTTTGAGTACTTCCGCTCGTCAGGGGCGAGTGCGCTGCCTCTGAGCCCGGCGCTGCCCGGCGGCGCGCCGGCCGAAGAGGTCCAGCAGCAGGCAACCGAGTAA
- the hflK gene encoding FtsH protease activity modulator HflK — MPWSNQNGGGPWGGGGGGGDNQGPWGQGPKRPGGGGNGGGGNGGPPDIEDFFRKGQDQFKGMFPGGFSIGLVMIVIVVLAGFWVMQSVYTIQPEERGVELRFGVPKADVSGPGLHFMFWPVETVEKANITEQQLNIGSRNSARTGIMLTGDQNIVDVQFAVLYSVTDPQAYLFNVENPIETLQQVAESAMREVVSRRPAQDVFRDDREGISEDVKQIIQSTMDEYGAGLTIAAVSIEDAAPPAEVADAFDEVQRAEQDEDRFLEEANQYANRALGQARGDAAQIREAAAAYKDRVVMEALGEADRFNSIYETYVAVPEITRKRLYLETMQEVFSRSKNVIMDEDGEGVVPYLPLDAIDRNAAARTNAANTSGSSSSSTSQSSQGANQ; from the coding sequence ATGCCCTGGAGCAATCAGAATGGCGGCGGTCCCTGGGGAGGGGGCGGTGGCGGCGGCGACAATCAGGGTCCGTGGGGTCAAGGCCCCAAGCGCCCCGGTGGCGGCGGCAATGGCGGGGGCGGCAATGGCGGCCCGCCGGATATCGAGGACTTCTTCCGCAAGGGCCAGGATCAGTTCAAGGGCATGTTTCCGGGCGGTTTCAGCATCGGCCTGGTGATGATCGTCATCGTCGTGCTGGCCGGCTTCTGGGTGATGCAATCCGTTTATACGATCCAGCCGGAAGAGCGTGGCGTCGAGCTTCGCTTCGGCGTTCCCAAGGCAGATGTTTCCGGGCCTGGCCTGCATTTCATGTTCTGGCCGGTGGAGACCGTCGAAAAGGCGAATATCACGGAACAGCAGCTCAATATCGGGTCGCGGAATTCCGCGCGCACGGGCATCATGCTGACCGGCGACCAGAACATCGTCGATGTTCAGTTTGCCGTGCTCTACAGCGTCACCGACCCGCAAGCCTATCTGTTCAACGTCGAAAACCCGATCGAGACGCTGCAGCAGGTTGCCGAAAGCGCGATGCGCGAAGTCGTCAGCCGCCGGCCGGCCCAGGACGTCTTCCGTGACGATCGTGAAGGCATTTCGGAGGATGTGAAGCAGATCATTCAAAGCACGATGGACGAATACGGCGCCGGGCTGACGATTGCCGCCGTTTCGATCGAGGATGCCGCTCCGCCGGCCGAGGTGGCTGATGCCTTCGACGAAGTCCAGCGTGCCGAGCAGGACGAAGATCGTTTCCTTGAAGAAGCGAACCAGTATGCCAACCGGGCACTCGGGCAGGCGCGCGGTGACGCGGCCCAGATTCGCGAAGCCGCGGCAGCCTACAAGGACCGCGTGGTCATGGAGGCGCTGGGTGAGGCGGATCGGTTCAATTCGATCTACGAAACCTACGTTGCCGTGCCCGAGATCACCCGCAAGAGGCTCTATCTGGAGACCATGCAGGAGGTCTTCTCCAGGTCGAAGAACGTCATCATGGATGAGGACGGGGAGGGTGTCGTGCCCTATCTGCCGCTTGATGCGATCGACCGGAACGCGGCCGCCAGGACAAATGCCGCCAATACGAGCGGCAGCTCATCCTCGTCAACATCGCAGAGCAGCCAGGGAGCGAACCAATAA
- a CDS encoding dihydrofolate reductase translates to MMTAEIVIMAAVAKNGVIGNGAAMPWHLGSDFRRFKALTMGKPQIMGRKTYQSIGKPLPGRTNIIISRNPDFLAPGCIVVPSLEDAVALARKDAAEKGLDEIYVQGGGEIYRQAMTLADRLRITHVETEAEGQTTFPVIDPALWRPESSENLPAGEKDDYPTRYVVYARKPR, encoded by the coding sequence TTGATGACTGCCGAAATCGTAATCATGGCCGCCGTCGCGAAAAACGGCGTGATCGGCAACGGCGCGGCGATGCCCTGGCACCTGGGATCGGATTTTCGGCGGTTCAAGGCCCTGACCATGGGCAAGCCCCAGATCATGGGACGCAAGACCTATCAGTCGATTGGAAAGCCGCTGCCGGGGCGGACGAATATCATCATCTCGCGCAACCCGGATTTCCTGGCGCCCGGATGCATTGTCGTGCCGAGCCTTGAAGATGCTGTTGCGCTGGCCCGCAAGGATGCTGCCGAAAAGGGCCTCGACGAAATCTATGTGCAAGGCGGTGGCGAGATATACCGGCAGGCGATGACGCTCGCCGACCGTTTGCGCATCACCCATGTGGAAACCGAGGCGGAAGGGCAGACCACTTTTCCTGTGATAGATCCGGCGCTTTGGCGACCTGAAAGCAGCGAGAACCTGCCGGCCGGCGAGAAGGACGATTATCCGACGCGCTATGTGGTCTACGCGCGCAAACCCCGATGA
- a CDS encoding thymidylate synthase — protein sequence MRQYLDLLGHVLENGTDRADRTGTGTRSVFGYQMRYDLAAGFPVLTTKKLHLRSIIHELLWFLKGDTNIAYLKENGVSIWDEWADENGDLGPVYGAQWRSWPTPDGGHIDQIAKVVESIRNNPDSRRHIVTAWNPAEVDNMALPPCHCLFQFYVSDGKLSCQLYQRSADIFLGVPFNIASYALLTLMVAQVTGLKPGDFVHTLGDAHLYANHFEQAREQLSRIPGPLPVMRLNPDVTDLFAFTFEDFVPEGYEAAPSIKAPIAV from the coding sequence ATGCGCCAATATCTGGATCTTCTGGGCCACGTGCTGGAAAACGGAACCGACCGGGCGGATCGGACCGGCACGGGCACGCGCTCCGTTTTCGGCTACCAGATGCGCTATGACCTTGCGGCGGGCTTTCCGGTCCTCACGACGAAGAAGCTGCATCTGCGCTCCATCATCCACGAATTGCTGTGGTTCCTGAAGGGCGACACCAACATTGCCTATCTGAAGGAAAACGGCGTCTCGATCTGGGACGAATGGGCCGACGAAAACGGCGATCTCGGACCGGTCTACGGCGCGCAGTGGCGCTCCTGGCCGACGCCGGACGGCGGCCATATCGACCAGATCGCCAAGGTGGTCGAGAGCATCCGCAACAACCCCGACAGCCGCCGCCATATCGTCACCGCCTGGAACCCGGCAGAGGTCGACAACATGGCGCTGCCGCCCTGCCACTGCCTGTTCCAGTTCTATGTTTCCGATGGAAAACTCTCCTGCCAGCTCTACCAGCGCTCCGCCGACATCTTCCTCGGCGTTCCCTTCAACATCGCCTCCTACGCGCTGCTGACACTGATGGTGGCGCAGGTGACGGGCCTGAAGCCCGGCGATTTCGTCCACACGCTCGGCGACGCCCATCTTTACGCCAATCATTTCGAACAGGCGCGCGAACAGCTTTCCCGCATCCCGGGCCCTCTGCCGGTGATGCGGCTCAATCCGGATGTCACCGATCTTTTCGCCTTCACCTTCGAGGATTTTGTCCCGGAGGGCTATGAAGCCGCGCCGTCGATCAAGGCGCCGATCGCGGTTTGA
- a CDS encoding SspB family protein codes for MGQDHIRYDILAQDALRGMVRKVLAEVAATGHLPGEHHFFITFLTNAPGVRISQALKEKYAQQMTIVIQHQYWDLKVTDSHFEIGLSFSDVPERLVIPFNAIVGFYDPSVNFELEFDVATLDLEDEKPLEPENEGGDDDGPGGDDGASVVSLDAFRKKH; via the coding sequence ATGGGGCAAGACCATATTCGCTACGACATTCTGGCACAGGACGCACTGCGCGGCATGGTGCGCAAGGTTCTCGCAGAGGTCGCCGCAACAGGCCACCTGCCCGGTGAGCATCACTTCTTTATCACCTTCCTGACCAACGCGCCGGGCGTGCGCATTTCCCAGGCGCTGAAGGAAAAATATGCCCAGCAGATGACCATCGTCATCCAGCACCAGTACTGGGACCTGAAGGTGACCGACAGCCATTTCGAGATCGGCCTGTCCTTCTCCGATGTGCCCGAGCGCCTCGTCATCCCCTTCAACGCCATCGTCGGCTTTTACGATCCGTCGGTGAATTTCGAGCTCGAATTCGATGTCGCCACGCTGGATCTGGAAGACGAAAAGCCGCTCGAGCCGGAAAACGAGGGTGGTGACGATGACGGCCCCGGCGGCGATGACGGCGCTTCGGTCGTCTCCCTCGATGCCTTCCGCAAGAAGCACTGA
- a CDS encoding DUF4169 family protein: MSRKRAARQKAADNAAENRAIHGRTKGEKGRDKLEREKSERRFEQGRIERLTPSQGDKDD; the protein is encoded by the coding sequence ATGAGCCGCAAGCGCGCGGCGCGGCAGAAGGCGGCCGACAACGCCGCTGAAAACCGGGCGATCCACGGCCGCACAAAGGGCGAAAAGGGCCGCGACAAGCTGGAACGCGAGAAGAGCGAGCGGCGCTTTGAGCAAGGGCGCATCGAACGCCTGACGCCTTCCCAAGGGGACAAGGACGATTGA
- a CDS encoding ribbon-helix-helix domain-containing protein — protein sequence MIRKRSVSLHGHRTSFSLEDAFFNEIRDIADRRGVSLAFLLSEIDEQRPPDVNLSSAVRLFVLDDLKARL from the coding sequence TTGATCCGCAAGCGCTCCGTCAGCCTTCACGGGCACCGCACGAGCTTTTCCCTTGAGGATGCATTCTTCAACGAGATCCGTGACATCGCCGACAGGCGCGGCGTCAGCCTTGCCTTCCTTCTCAGCGAAATCGACGAACAGCGCCCGCCGGATGTGAACCTCTCCTCCGCCGTGCGCCTGTTCGTGCTGGATGACCTGAAGGCACGCCTATAG
- a CDS encoding ATP-binding protein translates to MQVDIDMGTTSAGDVATLDIEELLATRLLVQGNSGSGKSHLLRRLLEQSAKWVQQVVIDPEGDFVTLSDAFGHIVVDAERSEGELIGIANRIRQHRVSCVLTLEGLEIDDQMRAAAVFLNALFDADRDHWYPVLTVVDEAQMFAPSAGGEVSEEVRRLSLGAMTNLMCRGRKRGLAGVIATQRLAKLAKNVAAEASNFLMGRTFLDIDMARAADLLGMDRRQAEQFRDLKRGNFVALGPALSRRPLPVTIGPVETSARSSSPKLMPLPEKPEDVEDLIFTPDPEDMARQASAPRRVAPRPRPTVDIMDALSKSSEEAEAPETPTRGPRAPAMSDEEKDDWIAMTLAEIAGAPESAFRSDSELYQDFLMRGRMKRISGAPLAMNEFRRRLAIARSGADAAMVESEQWQMAVSLLAHVTEDLQGVFLMLAKAAIAGDACPSDAMIARAYGTHSARRARRFLDWFEEQGLIVQHTGLAGLRIVAFPDLDRQTAGGNPDAPAEEAERRDAAE, encoded by the coding sequence GTGCAGGTCGATATCGATATGGGAACGACATCGGCGGGTGACGTGGCCACACTCGATATCGAGGAGCTGCTGGCGACCCGTCTTCTCGTCCAGGGCAATTCCGGTTCGGGAAAGTCTCACCTTCTCAGGCGGCTTCTGGAGCAGTCGGCGAAATGGGTGCAGCAGGTGGTGATCGATCCGGAGGGCGATTTCGTCACCCTTTCGGACGCGTTCGGCCATATCGTCGTCGATGCCGAGCGCTCGGAGGGCGAACTGATCGGAATCGCAAACCGCATCCGCCAGCATCGCGTTTCCTGCGTGCTGACTTTGGAAGGTCTCGAGATCGACGACCAGATGCGCGCTGCCGCCGTCTTCCTCAATGCGCTTTTCGATGCCGACCGCGACCACTGGTATCCGGTGCTGACCGTGGTGGACGAGGCGCAGATGTTTGCCCCGTCTGCCGGCGGCGAGGTGAGCGAGGAGGTGCGCCGGCTTTCACTCGGGGCCATGACCAACCTGATGTGTCGCGGGCGAAAGCGCGGCCTTGCCGGCGTCATCGCCACCCAGCGGCTGGCCAAGCTTGCCAAGAATGTCGCTGCGGAAGCCTCGAATTTTCTGATGGGGCGGACCTTTCTCGATATCGATATGGCGCGCGCGGCCGATCTTCTCGGCATGGATCGCCGCCAGGCCGAACAGTTTCGCGATCTGAAGCGCGGCAATTTCGTCGCTCTCGGGCCGGCCCTGTCGCGCCGTCCGCTGCCGGTCACGATCGGGCCGGTGGAAACCTCCGCGCGCTCCTCCAGTCCGAAGCTGATGCCGTTGCCGGAAAAGCCGGAGGATGTGGAGGATCTGATCTTCACGCCGGATCCGGAAGATATGGCCCGTCAGGCCTCGGCCCCGCGCCGGGTGGCCCCGCGTCCGCGCCCGACCGTCGACATCATGGATGCGCTGTCGAAGTCTTCCGAAGAGGCCGAAGCGCCTGAGACGCCGACGCGCGGACCCCGTGCGCCGGCGATGTCGGATGAGGAAAAGGACGACTGGATCGCGATGACGCTGGCGGAGATCGCCGGCGCTCCGGAATCTGCTTTTCGTTCTGATTCAGAGCTTTACCAGGATTTCCTGATGCGCGGTCGGATGAAACGGATATCCGGCGCTCCGCTTGCCATGAACGAATTCCGCCGCCGGCTCGCGATCGCCCGTTCGGGCGCGGACGCGGCGATGGTGGAAAGCGAGCAATGGCAGATGGCGGTCTCGCTGCTGGCGCATGTCACCGAAGACCTGCAGGGCGTGTTCCTGATGCTGGCAAAGGCGGCGATCGCCGGCGATGCCTGTCCCTCGGACGCCATGATCGCGCGCGCCTACGGCACGCATTCGGCGCGCCGGGCCAGGCGCTTTCTCGACTGGTTCGAGGAGCAGGGGCTGATCGTGCAGCACACCGGTCTTGCCGGCCTGCGCATCGTCGCCTTTCCCGATCTCGACCGGCAGACGGCGGGCGGGAACCCGGACGCGCCGGCGGAAGAGGCCGAAAGGCGGGATGCGGCCGAGTAG
- a CDS encoding ArsR/SmtB family transcription factor, translating to MTNMVSGNTLAAVAALIGDVSRANILAALMGGRALTAGELAECAGVSPQTASNHLSRLVDGQLVTVEKQGRHRYFRLASAEVAETLEHLSLLSAIGPVRYRPTGPKEEALRVARTCYDHMAGAIAVGIADSMVRSGAVVFDGNAGMVTDKGEALLAEFGISLSSAGNSRRPLCRTCLDWSERRPHIGGWLGAAVLRRSCERHWLRPAAEGRALMLTRSGQAGLAALFGLPDEMLKIVTPESCG from the coding sequence ATGACAAACATGGTTTCGGGAAATACGCTCGCCGCCGTCGCCGCGCTCATCGGCGATGTCTCGCGCGCCAATATCCTGGCGGCTCTCATGGGCGGCAGGGCGCTGACGGCCGGCGAGCTTGCCGAATGCGCGGGTGTTTCACCACAGACGGCGAGCAATCATCTGTCCAGGCTCGTGGATGGTCAGCTGGTCACCGTCGAAAAACAGGGCAGGCATCGCTATTTCCGGCTGGCGTCGGCGGAGGTTGCCGAAACGCTGGAACATCTGAGCCTGCTCTCGGCCATCGGCCCCGTGCGATACCGCCCGACAGGACCGAAGGAGGAAGCGCTGAGGGTGGCGCGCACATGCTACGACCACATGGCCGGTGCGATCGCGGTCGGCATCGCCGATTCGATGGTGCGGTCCGGCGCGGTCGTCTTCGACGGCAATGCCGGCATGGTGACCGACAAGGGAGAGGCGCTTCTCGCGGAGTTCGGCATCTCGCTTTCCTCCGCCGGCAACAGCCGGCGCCCGCTCTGCCGGACCTGTCTCGACTGGAGCGAGCGTCGCCCCCATATCGGCGGCTGGCTCGGCGCGGCGGTGCTTCGGCGCTCCTGCGAGCGTCACTGGCTGCGGCCGGCCGCCGAGGGCCGTGCATTGATGCTGACGCGCTCCGGCCAGGCCGGCCTTGCCGCGCTCTTCGGCCTGCCCGACGAGATGCTGAAGATCGTCACCCCGGAAAGCTGTGGGTAA
- a CDS encoding DUF1127 domain-containing protein, whose protein sequence is MHETVIAKPRSLPTKIATGARNLARLIFIRWPQRRRQRLQLLELTDERLRDIGIEPHQARQEASRPFWD, encoded by the coding sequence ATGCATGAGACCGTGATCGCCAAGCCCCGCTCCCTACCCACGAAGATCGCCACAGGCGCCCGCAATCTGGCGAGACTGATCTTCATCCGCTGGCCGCAGCGTCGCCGGCAGCGGCTGCAACTCCTCGAACTGACCGACGAGCGGCTGCGCGATATAGGGATCGAGCCGCATCAGGCGCGACAGGAGGCAAGCCGCCCATTCTGGGACTAG
- the mntR gene encoding manganese-binding transcriptional regulator MntR, which produces MSDGPESQADRFSKARSERASALLEDYTELIADLTDEHGEARLVDIARAMGIAHPTAAKAVSRLKREGLATSRPYRGVFLTEAGEAMAEKARIRHALVFDLLLAIGVPKEAAELDAEGIEHHVSDETLTAFEAFLRKG; this is translated from the coding sequence ATGAGCGACGGACCCGAGAGCCAGGCGGATCGTTTCTCCAAGGCCCGCTCGGAGCGCGCCTCGGCGCTTCTGGAGGACTATACGGAGCTGATCGCCGACCTGACGGATGAGCACGGCGAGGCGCGACTGGTCGATATCGCCAGAGCCATGGGCATTGCCCATCCGACGGCGGCAAAGGCCGTTTCCCGGCTGAAGCGCGAGGGGCTTGCGACATCGCGGCCCTATCGCGGCGTGTTTCTGACGGAGGCCGGCGAGGCCATGGCCGAGAAGGCCCGTATTCGCCACGCGCTGGTTTTCGATCTGCTTCTGGCGATCGGGGTTCCCAAAGAGGCCGCCGAGCTCGACGCCGAAGGCATCGAGCATCATGTCTCCGACGAGACTCTCACGGCCTTCGAGGCGTTTTTGAGGAAGGGCTAG